The Glutamicibacter mishrai DNA window GATTCGCCCGTTCTTAGCGCCAGCGCCCATCAGCTCTCGGCTCCTAGTCTCACCAGTGTCACCTTTGAATATGTTGATGCTCCCCCGAGCTTGCTTGACGACTCATTGCGTCACCGAAGCCTCGTCTGGACCCGCAACGGGCATGGCCTCGTCGGATTTGGCACGGCCGCGCGCCTGCACACCCACGGTGAGGAACGCTTCGCCCGGGCCCGCGCCTGGTTTGCACAGGTCATCAAGAACGCCGCGATCACGGATCCGCTGAATCGCCCTGGCACCGGTTTGATCAGCTTCGGCTCCTTTGCTTTCTCCTTCACCAGCGTCTTCGAATCGCGCATGATCATTCCGCAGCTGGTCATCGGCCGCGATGAGCACACCGCCTGGATAACGCTCACCGGCACCGCCGAAGAACTCGAAGGCGCCACCTACGAGCAGGCGCTCGCCCGCGCGAACGCCGCCATGGACGATGCCGCCATCGCCGAGAGCGATGCGGGAAGCATCAAGCTCACCAGCGGACAGCTGACCGCTGGCTCCTACGTGCAGGCGGTCCACAAGGCCCTGGGCCATTTCGAAGAGCGCGGCATCTCGAAACTGGTGCTGGCCCGCGATGTGCTCGCCCACAGCAGCACGCCGATCGACCTGTCCAAGGTCGTCCACGCGCTGACCGAACGCTACGGCAATTGCTGGACCTACAGTGTTGACGGCCTGGTTGGAGCTACCCCGGAGATGCTGGTGCGTGTCACTGATGGACTGGCCGAGGCCCGTGTTTTGGCCGGCACCTTGGACCGCGCCGCGGCCGGGGCCGATGAGCCGGACTTCGCCCAGCATCATCTTTTCGAGGATCCCAAGCAGCGCAATGAGCATCAGCTGGCCATTGATTCGCTGACCGACTCGCTGAATCCGATTTCCCATGGCATGAGCGCGCCGGAAGAGCCATTCATCTTGCAGCTGCCTAATGTGTGGCATCTGGCCAGCGACGTGCGGGCCCAGCTGCGTGCCGATGCCTCCGGGGCATTGCCTTCCGCGCTGGATGTCGCCGAGATCTTCCATCCGACGGCAGCGGTCTGCGGCACTCCGACGAAAAAAGCCGGGGTCCTGCTGCGTGAGCTGGAAGGCATGGATCGCGGCCCCTACGCCGGGCCGGTGGGCTGGGTTGACAGCCGAGGCGACGGCGAATTCGGCATTGCCTTGCGTGGCGGAATCCTGGAAGACGAAAAGCTGATGCGCCTGTATGCAGGGTGCGGCATCGTGCCCGGTTCTGTTCCGGAGGATGAGCTGGCCGAGTCGTGGGCGAAAATGCGTCCCATGCGCCAAGCGCTGGGCGCCGAATAGCTCCTGGCCGAGCAGGGCAAAGCTATATGACGGGCCAATGTTTCACTAGCGTAAATTTTCCTTGCCCTCGATGACACTTGTGTGAAGTGCGTCTCGTGCTGGTGTTAGCGCGGTTATGATTGGGGCATCGCAGTGATGCACTCGCAATGACCCGAAAGTAGGTTTTGATCCTATGCGTAGCCCCAAGAAAAAGTTCGCCGCTTCCATCGCGCTCAGCTCCGTAGCACTTCTTGCCATGACCGCCTGCGGTTCCAGCAGCGGCTCCAGCTCAGAGTCCGAAGGCGCATCCTTCCCGCTCAACGAGGGCAAGCTGACCATCTGCTCGGATATCCCTTATGAGCCATTTGAATTCGTCAAGGACGGCAAGAACGTAGGCTTCGATATGGACGTCGCCGCAGAAATCGCCAAGGACGCCAAGCTGGATCTGAACGTCATCGACGCCAGCTTCGACTCCATCGAATCGGGCCTGTTCAGCACCCAGTGCGACATCGCAATCTCTTCGATCTCCATCACCGATGCACGCAAGGAGAAGATGGACTTCTCCACCCCTTACATGGATGACGACCTGGTTCTGATCGCCAAGAACGGCTCGGGCATCACCGATCTGGAAACCGCCAAGGACAAGAAGGTCGGTGTCCAGCAGGCCACCACCGGTGAAAAGTACGGCAAGGAAAACGGCCTGGAGAACCTGGTCGGCTACGAAGATGCCGGTCTGCAGACCCAGGCCCTGCTGGCCAACCAGGTTGACGCTGTGCTGGGCAACCAGTCGGTGCTCGGCTACGCAGTGAAGGACAAGCCGGACTACAAGGCTGTCGCCAACTTCAAGACCGGCGAACAGCTCGGTGTTGCCGTGCCTAAGGACAAGGCCGACACCCTGGAATTGGTCAATGGCACCCTCAAGCGCCTGACCGATGCCGGCACCATGGAAGAACTGACCGTGAAGTGGTTCGGCGAGAAGTAATTCTTCTCTGAACACGGATTGATCTACCGGGCGGGGGTTCGCCACGCAAATCATGCCAATGGGCGTGCTTGCTACCCGAACCCCCGCTGCCTTTACGAGAGGTACAAAACCAATGGCAATGACTACTAGTCAGCGTGCCCGTACGAGCAAAATCATTCAGATTGTGCTCTTCTTTGTCATCATCATCGGCCTGATTGCCCTGGTTGACTGGGAAAAAGCGTCCTACGCTTTCTTCTCCTTCGACAAGCTCGGACCGATGTTCCCGGACATGATTCTGGTGGGCCTGAAGAATACGATCTTCTACACCATCATCTCCTTCGCTTTCGGCTTGGTTCTGGGCCTGTTGCTGGCCCTGATGAAAGTGGCCAGCTTCGCTCCCTACCGCTGGTTCGCCACCGCTTTCATTGAATTCTTCCGCGGCATTCCAGCCATCTTGGTACTGCTGGCCTTCGGCTTCGGCTTGCCACAGGCGTTCGGTACGACCTGGCCGCAGCCGGTCAACGTGATGTTCGCCTTGGGTCTGGTGTCTTCGGCCTACATCGCTGAAACCCTGCGCGCTGGCTTGCAGGCTGTGCCCAAGGGGCAAACCGAGGCAGCCCGCTCGCTGGGCATGCCGGCCTGGCGTGCCATGGTCACCATCGTCATCCCGCAGGCGTTCAAGATCGTTTTGCCTCCAATGACCAATGAGATCATCTTGCTGACCAAGGACACCTCGCTGGCGTTCATCCTCGGTGCCGCCGTGGCCCAGTACGAGATGACCAAATTCGGCCGAGATGGCATTTCCCAGCTGGATGCAGGTATCACCCCGCTGGTCGTAGCCGGCCTGTTCTACCTGGTGATCACCATTCCGCTGAGCCTGGTAGCCCGCAAATTCGAATCCCGCGCGGCGAAGACCAAGCGATAGTTAGGACTTGAGAATGTCGACTGACAATAATGAACTTTCAGTCCATGCCGCTGGTGTGGAGATCACTGGACTGCGCAAATCCTACGGCGATAACGAGGTGCTCAAAGGCATCGATCTGAACGTCAAGCCAGGCGAAGTCGTGTGCCTGATCGGCCCCTCCGGCTCCGGCAAGTCCACGTTGCTGCGCTGCGTGAACCTGCTCGAAAAGCCGAACGGCGGAACCATTCTGGTGGGCGGCTTCAACGCCACCGATCCAGAGGTCAACTTGGATCAGATGCGCCAAAAGGTTGGAATGGTCTTCCAGCAGTTCAACCTCTTCCCGCACCTGACCGTGCTGGAGAACTGCACAGTGGCTCCGATCAAAGTGCTCAAGCGCAAGAAGGTTGATGCGCAGAAGATCGCCAAGAGCCACCTGAATCGCGTTGGCTTGGGTGACTTCGGCGAGCGCTACCCTGACCAGCTCTCTGGTGGACAGCAGCAGCGCGTGGCCATTGCCCGTGCCCTGTCCATGGAACCAACCCTGATGCTCTTCGATGAGCCAACCAGCGCGTTGGACCCGGAAACTGTCGGTGAAGTTCTGGCCATCATGAAGAGCCTCGCCCAGGCGGGCATGACCATGCTGGTGGTGACCCACGAGATGGCCTTCGCCAAGGAGGTCGCTGACCGTGTGGTCTTCATGGACGGCGGCGTTGTGGTGGAAGAAGGCAAGGCCGCGGAGGTCATTGGCAATCCGCAGCAGCCGCGTACCCAGGACTTCCTGCGTCGTGTCTTGGATCCGACCCACGTCGATATCTAAGAAGTGTAGTTAGAGTTCATCCCCTGCACCCGGTTCCTATTGGCCCCGGGTGCAGGGGATGAGTCGTTTAAGGCTGGTTATCTCGTCATTGCCCAGGCCAGCTCAGCTGTCCGATCTTCTCATTCAGTGACTGGTTATCCGCCCGCAGATGATCCCTCGACGCGCACACTTCAATCAAACGCAGTGCTGCTCCCCCGCGGTGGCCCAGCAGGCTGCCCAGTTCTTCCTTGGAATCCGCGCGCTCGTACTCCCAGCCGTAGGCCTTGGCCAGTGACTGGATGTCAAAGTCCTGCGGCGTGGAGAACAGGCGTTCCACCGCATTGGCGTAGCGTCCCGAGTCGGCCACGGCCCCGTGTTCCAAGGTGGAGAAGATGGCACCTCCGCCGTCGTTGTACACGACAACGTCCAGTTCAGGCTTCTTCTCCCCCGGTGTCCAAGACAAGGAGCTGGCGTCATGGGCGAAGGTGATGTCCCCCATCACCGCTACCGTGCGCCGCTGGCTTCCCACGGCCAGTCCGAGCGCCGTCGAAATGGTGCCGTCGATGCCGGCCAAGCCGCGATTGGCATGCACGGCGATGCCGTCGCTGGGGCGGGCAGCGAGGTCGAAATCGCGAACGATATTCGAGGACCCCAAGAGCAGGACTTCAGGCTGGTGCTCCCAAATCGCTTCGGCAACCAACAGCCCGTTGATGCTGGTGTTGCGGTCTATATCTGCGCGAAGCTCGAGGGCTTGGGCATCAAGTTCTTGCCAGGCAGCCAGCCAGCCTGCTGGCGCGCGGCCGGCGAATTCCTGTAGTTCCTGCCAGTTGCCGATAGGCGTTTCACGGCGGCGTCCGGCTTCGTACCAGGCCACGGGGGCAGGCTGCCAGATGGCTGAGGCAATGGACGGGTCAGCCAGGAGCCTGGCCACCGGTCGACTGAGGGTGGGGCGCCCGAAGAGCACTACGCGTTCAACGTGTTCTATCCCTACTGATATCAGCGGCCGGTAGTGGGTGATGGCATGATCCGAGAATCGGGCGTTGGAGGAAGGCTCGGCAAAGAGCGGCAGGCCCAGCTGGTGCGCGAACTCCTGGGCTTGCGGTCCCGCGTCGTGTCCGGCTACCACCACGGTTCTGCGTATGGCCAGTGCCTGTCCTGCTGGTGCCGGCGCTGCCTGCTGTTCGGCGCGTGCGAGCGGCCAGGTACCAGGCGTGAGGCTTTCCCAGTAGGGATTGTTGATGCTCTCGTTGTCTGATGGAGTCAGTGGATCCCTGAATTGCAGATTCAGTTGAACTGGGCCGCCAGGAAGATGTGCATCTCCCTGCAGCGCCAGCAGTGCTTGTCCAAGGCACATCTCCGCCTGCTGGCCGGCTGGCACGTTGAGGGCGAGACGGACGTGGTCACTGAAAAGGGTCTTCTGCTTGGTGCTCTGGCTAGCGCCGGTTCCATGCAGTTCATCGGGGCGATCCGCGGACAGAACCAGTAGCGGCGTTGCGGTGTGGTTGGCTTCCATGACTGCTGGAAGCATCTGGCCAATAGCGGTACCACTGGTAGCGGCTACGGCAACCGGTGTTCGGCTGCTTTGGGCCAAGCCCAGTGCCATGAAGGCCGCCGAACGTTCATCGATGCGCACATGGAACTTCAGCAATCCGGCATGCTCGGCTTCGGCCGCCGCATAGGCCAGAGGCGCGCTGCGCGAGCCGGGTGAAATAACCAGGTCTCGGATGCCAGCTTGAATCAGTATGCCAAGCACCGTTCGGGCCGTGGTGATGGCTAGTTGCTGATCTGGTTGCGGCGATCCCACGCGGTGTGGCTCCTTCGATTCCTAAGCTAAGGCAGTGCTCCCAGTCTATGCCTTGATCCGTGCTCCCCATGTATGAGGGTGCACGAAGGCGCCGGGGCAATCAGCGTGCTGATCACTCCGGCGCCTTGATGCGCGGATGGCTACAGGCTACTTGTTCTTGCCTTTGCCCTTGCCATTGCCCTTGCCTGGGTTCGAGTCTTCCTTGAAGACCTGCACCACGCTTGGACGCGGGCCGTAGAACTGGCCGGCACCCGAAGCAGCGGAGCTGCCTAGGAAGTCGGGGAACAGCGAAGTCGGAGCTGCGAAGGTTCCGCCTTCACCTGGGTGCTGGACCGAGACGAAGACCGAGTTGTCCTTGTCGTGGATCAGTGGGCCACAGGTCTCTGCACCGGTTGGCACGGCCAGGAACTGCTCGACACGGCCACGGTCCTTGCCGGTCAGGGTGACCTTGTGCAACGCATCCGAGTAGCCGATGGTGCTTGGCGCGCCGTCGGTGGAGATCCACAGGTTGCCCTTGGAATCGAAAGCCAGGTTATCCGGGCAGGAGATCGGCGAAACCTTGTCCGTAGGGTATCCCGAGAAGTAGGTGGAGCCGTTGACCTTAGGATCACCGGCAACCAGCAGGATATTCCATGTAAACTTGGTGCTGGTTGCGTCGTTGCCAGCTTCGGTGAGTTCGATGATGTGGCCATCACGGTTGGAGATGCGTGGGTTGGGCTCGGTGGCGCCTTCCTTGCCAGCCTTGCCGCGGTCCGAGTTGTTGGTCAGGGCCACGTAGAGCTTGCCGGAGATCGGGCTTGGCTCAACGTCTTCCGGACGGTCCATCTTGGTGGCGCCGATCTTGTCAGCTGCCAGTCGGGTGTACACCAGGACCTCTTCAACGCTCATGCCATCGACCATGGAAGCGCCGCCCTTGACCAGTGGCAGCCAGGTGCCGGTGCCGTCGAAGGCGCCATCGGATGGGACCTGGCCGCTGCCGTCGAGTTCGCCCGCTGGCGAGTTGCCGGTGAACTGAGCGACGTACAGGTCACCCTCAGAGAGCAAGGACATGTTCGCCTTGCGGTCATGCTTGGAGTAGGTGCCCTTGGAGACGAACTTGTACAGGTATTCGAACTTGGAGTCATCGCCCGAGTAGGCCACGGCCTTGCCGTTCTTGGCGATGCGCACGTTGGCGCCTTCGTGCTTGAAGCGGCCCAGGTTGGTGTGCTTTATCGGGGTGGACTTTGGATCCTGCGGGTCGATTTCGATGACCCAGCCGAAGCGGTTTGCTTCGTTTTCGTAGCCTTCGTTGGCCAGGCCGAATCGTGGATCGGTGTCTTCCCAGCCGCGTTCGGTGGCGCCGGCGCCGATGCCGTAGCGTGCTTCTTCGGCGGTGCCCTTGCCGCTGAAGTACTGGTCGATGTTCTCTTCACCGGAGAGGATGGTTCCCCATGGGGTGGTGCCGCCGGAGCAGTTGTTCAAGGTGCCGAGGACCTTGGTGCCGGTTGGGTCGGCAACGGTCTTGAGCAGGTCGCTACCTGCTGCTGGGCCGTCGATGGTGAATTCGGTCTGCGCGGTGATGCGGCGGTTGCGCTCGCCGCCTTGGACATAGGTCCACTTCTTGTCTTTCTTCTTGCGCTTGACCTCGACCACGCTGAAGCCGTGGGCGTTCATGGCGATGCGGCGGGCCTCGTCCTTGTTCGCTTCGAACCAGGCGGCGTCGAACATCATGTCTTCGTTGGTGTATTCGTGGTTTGCCACCAGCACGCCGGTGCGGCCCGAATACTTGTCAACGATGATGTCGAGGTAATCGCAGTTGTAGCCGAACTGTTCTGCCTGCTTGCGTGCACTCTGGTTGGTGGCATCAAACTGCGCGGTGTTCTTGAATAACGGGTCGCCCCAACGGATGATGGCGTTCCAGTCATAGCCTTCTGGGACGCTGACGTTATCTACTGAACGCGACACCGGCTCAATGGCATCGAAGGACAGGTGGCCGCCGGCGTTGTTGCCATTCTTCAGTGGCACCAATGGTGCTGCCACGGCGTCCTGCGCGCCGAAGAACTGCGGCCCAACGACTAGTGCGGAGGCGCCGACAGCGCCCAAGCCGAGCATACTGCGGCGGGACAGGGACTTATCGGCAATGTCCTTGAAATAGCTGTTGGACGAGGTGTTGCAGTCCGGCTTAACGCAGGCATCTCCACATTTGAAGTGGCAAGTAGCTGCGGAACGTCCGCCACGGGTATGGCCTAGCATTGGCAAAAGGGTACGGGTCGGATTCATGATCCATCACTTCCTCAGTTAGGGCTCGCTGTCAGGGGAACGACGCGATATGAGGTTTTCACCCGGAAGTGTGCAAATTGCAACGCCTAAGTTAACTGCGGGGAAATAGATGGGTGTCGAGAATCAGGCATTGGCTAGCTGTTCGTAGCATTGCTCGACTCTGTGTAACCACCAGTCAACCCGCTGCTGCTCTGGACGAAGCTGCTTGAGTTTATCGCTATCCGGATTAATGCGCCTTACCGGAAGATACCCGGCGGTAGCCAGCAGCGGTTCACTGCAGACATCATCGGCGAAAAGGGTTCCAGTGGATAGTCCGCACGCATAGGGCAGTTCTGGCAGGGCGCTGGCCAAAGCAGCGGCTTGGGCCAGGCCCACCGAGCTATCCAAGGCGCTGGAAATAACAACATCAAGTTCCGCTTGCTGGGCAATGTCCAGGACAGCTGCGATCCCGCCCAGCGGCTGGGCTTTGATGACCATCAGATCTGCCGCGCCCAGTCGTGAGACTTCCAAAGGGTCGGTGTGCTTGCGCACGGCCTCATCGGCAGCGATTTTCAGAGTGATCCCGGCGTTGCGCAATTGTTCTCGCACCTGCGCCAAGCCGGTGATTCCTGGCACGGGCTGTTCAGCGTATTGCAGATCGTAGTCGCTCAAGGCTTTCAACGCGTGGACTGCCTGGGCAATATCCCAGCCCATATTGGCATCAACGCGCAGTGCTGCCTGCGGATACAAACGACGTGCTTCTGCCACTCGGGCGAGGTCGTCTTGAAGGCTCTGGCCTTTTTCTGCAACTTTGATCTTGATGGTGTGCGGTGCGTCGTACTTCTCCAGTACTGACCCGACTTCGCTGGCCGCTACCGCTGGCAAAGTTGCGTTGACCGGGATGGTGGCGCGCAGCGGTTCGGGGAACGACTCGTAGGCTGCTTCGATGCCGGCAGCCAGCCAACGCGAGGCTTCAGCTGGAGCGTATTCGACGAAAGCAGAGAATTCTCCCCAGCCTGCGGGGCCTTTGATGAGCAGTGCTTCCCGCTGGGTGATCCCCCGGAATTTAACTCGCATGGGCAGGCGGACTACATGGCTGTTGGCCAGCACTTCAGCCAGCGGTGGAAGTTCAATGCTCATGGTCTAAGCCTAGCGAGCGTGGGCATGGTTACACTGCCATCGGCTGACATTTGCCCGACAAGTTGTGCAAGGCTAGAGATATGCCTCGACATTCAGCACCTGCGCGTCCACACCATCTTCGGTGGTGGTTGGCTCTGCTGCTGTTGGTTGCTTTCTTCTGCGTGGAGTATTTCTTCTTTGTGCATCTGCGCGCCGGGCAGTGGGCAGATCAGGCTGGCTTCGTGGCATGGTCACAGTGGTGGCCGCGCACCGAGCTGCTGGATCCTGTCCGTCAATTCCTGGACTTATTGCCGGTAATCTGCGGTGCGATTGCCGCGGTCTTCCTGTTGTACCGGGTGATCAGGGATCGGCGGTTCTTGCGTGCCACGGTGGCGATCCTGGCTTGCGCCGCGGCACTGGCCAGCACCCAGCTGCTGAAGCACGGCGTTTTGATCCGGCCGGATTTCAATTTCGGCACGACGGGCAATTCATTCCCCTCGGGGCACACCACCGCTGCCGCGGCCGCGATGGGATTGATGTTTGTCATTTCCCCGCCGAAGCTGCGTCCCGTGGTGCAACCCATTGCCTGGCTGTTCGCGACAGTTACCGGCGTCGCCACCCTGGTGTGCGGTTGGCACCGCCCCAGCGACATTGCCGCCGGTTTTCTGGTGGCTGCCTTCTGGATGGTGCTGGCCAGCGCGGTGTTGCAGCGGATCCAACCTTTGAGCCACGAGGTGCCCAAGACCAGCTGGTCCCGGGGTGTCGGGACTGCCAGCATTGTCGTGTGGGCCGTTGTTGTCGTCTTGTCGTTTATCTTGCCGCACCCGCATATTCAGAAGATCCCCGATAGCTTGCAGCTGACGTACGCGGTGCTGGGAATCGTTCACGTGATTGCGGCATCGTTGATCTCATCGCTGGCTTTGCGCTCCGTCGTGATCGGACCGATGCGGACCTTCCAGAAGTAGTAACGCTGTCAGGATCCGTTCTTCAGCATGATCGCGTTCAGCTGCTCCGCGCCTTGCTCGGAGTTGGGAATGGTCACGGCGAATCTCGACGAATTCTTCAGCTCGAATGCCAACCCTTCATGACGCCGAAGAACCACTGCTGACCCGCCCGGGAAAAAGCGCCATCCCCAGCCACCCCAGGTCATCGGGTCGATTTCAGTGCTGGTGACCGATTCGATCTCCTCGGGCTTGATGGTCCGCAGGGGGAAGCCAAAAAGCGCTGAGGTCACCCGGGTGCGCTGTTCGGTAATGCTCACTCGGATCCAGCACAGTCCCAGCACCAAGGGCCAGACGAAAAGGCAGACAACCAGGCTGATGATCGTCGCGGTCCAATTGGCCTGCCCGGACCTGTTGTAGCTATCGAACAGTGCGAAAATGCCGATTCCGGCAACAACGAGCCCGAGCATCCACAGCCACCAGGGAGCCATCATGGTTTCCCTGAATTCGCCGACCTCCGGCAGCGCAGTGCCTTGCGGCGCTGGAGCGGCAATTCCTTGGGCCTGGTTAATGCGAGCTTGCCGCTGTGCCTGCAGCTGCTTCGAATAGGACTGGTAAACGCCGCAAATCCATAGCGGGCTGAGCGCCAACAGCGTGCAGGCAAGCATCGGAAGCATCCAGATGCCGATGACTGCTGTCTGGGGAGTTTCCGCCAGGACTGTCGGAACCACCGAGCCAATGAAGACCCCGGCGGTGGTCCATGACAGAAGCGAACCAATAAACAGAAGCGTTAGCAGTAGCGCCGGTCGCCTGGTTAGAGCCAATGCGCTCAGGCCGATAATGCTCCCCACGGCGCTCAAACCAATGGCCACGGGGACGAGAATCTCGGTGCGGGTGAATTCGTCAGGATAGGTGGATGACCAGTGGGTCGCTGTGAGTTCCGGTAGCTGGTTGGCCAGCGGGAGGTAGATGCCGAGCACGATGACGACTGGCAGGACCAGTACAACGTACAGCCACGGACGATTCTTCACTGTATGCATAGCCGCTTCCATCTCATCCCTTGCCCTAACTGGATGGCTCCTTGGCTAGCGGAGCCACGAACTTCTACATTCACTTCCATCAAGGAAATATGTGCACGCTTACGACTTAAACTCTATCTTGACATGGCGATAAATGATCGACCGAGACTCAAATATCAGCAAAAAGGATGATGCCCGCCGAACCACAACGGTTCGACGGGCATCATATAAGGCAAGTACTGAGCCATTATTCCTAGAGCGTCGCGAGGGCTCGTTTCGGGTCGGTCATCGCATCGGCGACATAACGCAGGAATCCTGCTGCTGTCCCGCCATCACAGACCCGGTGATCAAAGCTCAACGTCAATTCGCAGATCGAGCGGACCTTGAGCTGGCCATTGACCACCCATGGTTTTTCGATGATGCGGCCCAGGCCGAGAATTGCGGCCTCCGGGTAATTGATGATCGCTGCCGAGCCATCCACATTGAAGACGCCATAGTTATTAATGGTGAAGGTGCTGCCAGACAGATCAGCCACTGCGGCCTTGCCTTCGCGGGCCACCGATGCCAGGCGGGCGAATTCGGCCGAGAGTTCCTGGGCGTTGAGCTTGTGGGCATCACGCACGTTCGGAACCACCAGGCCGCGGTCGGTCTGCGCAGCGAAGCCCAGGTTCACTCCTTCGAAGAGGGTGTGGCGCAGGGAGCCGTTGGCCTCGACATCAATCCGGCTGTTGAGTTCCGGGAAGCGCTGGAGTCCAGCCACTGCGAAACGCGAAATCAATGCCATGACGCTTGGTGCCTGGCCCTCGGTTTCCTTGATCTTGGAACGCAGCTTCAGCAGCTTGGTCACGTCCACGTCGACCCAGACGGTGGCCTCTGGTATTTCCCTGCGCGAGGTGCTCATAGCGTTCGCAATGGTCTTGCGGACACCGGAAAGCACCTGCGACGAGGCAACTGGCAGACCGGTCCGCAAATCCTTTGAGCCGCCGACTGCCGCTGACTCTGGCTTTGACGCAGAGGCCTGAGCAGCCTGCATCGGCTCCTGAACGACAGGAAGACTCGCTGGCTGCTCCGAGGCAGGTCGTGCCAGCGCGGCTTCGACATCAGAGCGCAGAATCAATCCCTGCGGGCCACTGCCCTTCACGGAATTGATATCCAATGCATTTTCCCGCGCCAGCTTGCGCACCAGCGGGTTGATGACGCGCACCGCTTCACTGGATTCCTGGACCGCGAGCGCAGCGCCAGCACCCACGCCTCGCGGCTTGCGCCGGCGGCTCGTCTTGCGCTGGGCAGACCCTGTGCCATAACCGATCAGCACGTTGCCGCTACCTTCATCCTCATCGGATTCGGACTCGGCCTCGGTTTCAGCTTCGCTCGACGGCGTCTGGGTCCCGGCCAGTTCCTCTTCACGATAGGACTGGGCACGCTCCATCTCGGGTTCCGATGCCGGAGCAGCTTCTTCCCCGCCGGTATTCACGGAGATAAAAGGCTCATCCACCAGCATCATCTGGCCGGCTTCGCCATGCAGGGTCGAGACGACGCCCTCGAAGGGGCAAGGGATCTCCACCAAGGATTTGGCTGTTTCGACTTCTGCGATCGGCTGATCCACCGCCACTTCGTCCCCGGCAGCAACCATCCAACGCACAAGTTCCGCCTCGGTCAGTCCCTCACCAAGGTCAGGCAGCAAAAAAGTCTTGACGGTCATTTATGCCTCCCACTGAAGTTGATCAACAGCATCCAGAATGCGTTCGGCGCTGGGCAGGTGGTACTTTTCCAAGGTCGGGGCCGGGTAGGGAATATCGAAACCGGTGACGCGCAGCACCGGCGCCGCCAGCGAATGGAAGCAGCGTTCCTGCACCCGGGCAACAATTTCACTGGCAACAGAGGCAAAGCCTTGAGCTTCAGCCACTACGATGGCACGTCCCGTTTTGCGAACCGACGCGCA harbors:
- a CDS encoding isochorismate synthase encodes the protein MSADSPVLSASAHQLSAPSLTSVTFEYVDAPPSLLDDSLRHRSLVWTRNGHGLVGFGTAARLHTHGEERFARARAWFAQVIKNAAITDPLNRPGTGLISFGSFAFSFTSVFESRMIIPQLVIGRDEHTAWITLTGTAEELEGATYEQALARANAAMDDAAIAESDAGSIKLTSGQLTAGSYVQAVHKALGHFEERGISKLVLARDVLAHSSTPIDLSKVVHALTERYGNCWTYSVDGLVGATPEMLVRVTDGLAEARVLAGTLDRAAAGADEPDFAQHHLFEDPKQRNEHQLAIDSLTDSLNPISHGMSAPEEPFILQLPNVWHLASDVRAQLRADASGALPSALDVAEIFHPTAAVCGTPTKKAGVLLRELEGMDRGPYAGPVGWVDSRGDGEFGIALRGGILEDEKLMRLYAGCGIVPGSVPEDELAESWAKMRPMRQALGAE
- a CDS encoding ABC transporter substrate-binding protein, whose protein sequence is MRSPKKKFAASIALSSVALLAMTACGSSSGSSSESEGASFPLNEGKLTICSDIPYEPFEFVKDGKNVGFDMDVAAEIAKDAKLDLNVIDASFDSIESGLFSTQCDIAISSISITDARKEKMDFSTPYMDDDLVLIAKNGSGITDLETAKDKKVGVQQATTGEKYGKENGLENLVGYEDAGLQTQALLANQVDAVLGNQSVLGYAVKDKPDYKAVANFKTGEQLGVAVPKDKADTLELVNGTLKRLTDAGTMEELTVKWFGEK
- a CDS encoding amino acid ABC transporter permease, coding for MAMTTSQRARTSKIIQIVLFFVIIIGLIALVDWEKASYAFFSFDKLGPMFPDMILVGLKNTIFYTIISFAFGLVLGLLLALMKVASFAPYRWFATAFIEFFRGIPAILVLLAFGFGLPQAFGTTWPQPVNVMFALGLVSSAYIAETLRAGLQAVPKGQTEAARSLGMPAWRAMVTIVIPQAFKIVLPPMTNEIILLTKDTSLAFILGAAVAQYEMTKFGRDGISQLDAGITPLVVAGLFYLVITIPLSLVARKFESRAAKTKR
- a CDS encoding amino acid ABC transporter ATP-binding protein; this translates as MSTDNNELSVHAAGVEITGLRKSYGDNEVLKGIDLNVKPGEVVCLIGPSGSGKSTLLRCVNLLEKPNGGTILVGGFNATDPEVNLDQMRQKVGMVFQQFNLFPHLTVLENCTVAPIKVLKRKKVDAQKIAKSHLNRVGLGDFGERYPDQLSGGQQQRVAIARALSMEPTLMLFDEPTSALDPETVGEVLAIMKSLAQAGMTMLVVTHEMAFAKEVADRVVFMDGGVVVEEGKAAEVIGNPQQPRTQDFLRRVLDPTHVDI
- the menD gene encoding 2-succinyl-5-enolpyruvyl-6-hydroxy-3-cyclohexene-1-carboxylic-acid synthase gives rise to the protein MGSPQPDQQLAITTARTVLGILIQAGIRDLVISPGSRSAPLAYAAAEAEHAGLLKFHVRIDERSAAFMALGLAQSSRTPVAVAATSGTAIGQMLPAVMEANHTATPLLVLSADRPDELHGTGASQSTKQKTLFSDHVRLALNVPAGQQAEMCLGQALLALQGDAHLPGGPVQLNLQFRDPLTPSDNESINNPYWESLTPGTWPLARAEQQAAPAPAGQALAIRRTVVVAGHDAGPQAQEFAHQLGLPLFAEPSSNARFSDHAITHYRPLISVGIEHVERVVLFGRPTLSRPVARLLADPSIASAIWQPAPVAWYEAGRRRETPIGNWQELQEFAGRAPAGWLAAWQELDAQALELRADIDRNTSINGLLVAEAIWEHQPEVLLLGSSNIVRDFDLAARPSDGIAVHANRGLAGIDGTISTALGLAVGSQRRTVAVMGDITFAHDASSLSWTPGEKKPELDVVVYNDGGGAIFSTLEHGAVADSGRYANAVERLFSTPQDFDIQSLAKAYGWEYERADSKEELGSLLGHRGGAALRLIEVCASRDHLRADNQSLNEKIGQLSWPGQ
- a CDS encoding PhoX family protein; this translates as MNPTRTLLPMLGHTRGGRSAATCHFKCGDACVKPDCNTSSNSYFKDIADKSLSRRSMLGLGAVGASALVVGPQFFGAQDAVAAPLVPLKNGNNAGGHLSFDAIEPVSRSVDNVSVPEGYDWNAIIRWGDPLFKNTAQFDATNQSARKQAEQFGYNCDYLDIIVDKYSGRTGVLVANHEYTNEDMMFDAAWFEANKDEARRIAMNAHGFSVVEVKRKKKDKKWTYVQGGERNRRITAQTEFTIDGPAAGSDLLKTVADPTGTKVLGTLNNCSGGTTPWGTILSGEENIDQYFSGKGTAEEARYGIGAGATERGWEDTDPRFGLANEGYENEANRFGWVIEIDPQDPKSTPIKHTNLGRFKHEGANVRIAKNGKAVAYSGDDSKFEYLYKFVSKGTYSKHDRKANMSLLSEGDLYVAQFTGNSPAGELDGSGQVPSDGAFDGTGTWLPLVKGGASMVDGMSVEEVLVYTRLAADKIGATKMDRPEDVEPSPISGKLYVALTNNSDRGKAGKEGATEPNPRISNRDGHIIELTEAGNDATSTKFTWNILLVAGDPKVNGSTYFSGYPTDKVSPISCPDNLAFDSKGNLWISTDGAPSTIGYSDALHKVTLTGKDRGRVEQFLAVPTGAETCGPLIHDKDNSVFVSVQHPGEGGTFAAPTSLFPDFLGSSAASGAGQFYGPRPSVVQVFKEDSNPGKGNGKGKGKNK